From the Kitasatospora atroaurantiaca genome, the window CTTCGTGGTCTGCCTGGAGGGCATCGCCCCCGAGGAGATGCTCGACACCGTGCTCACCTCGATCCGCACCCGGCTGGCCAACGAGCCGGACGAGGAGCGGCTGGTCGCGGCGGACGAACTCCGCCGGATCGCCCTGACCAGACTGGAGCACCTGGTCGCCACCCACTCCGAGGCCGGCGCGCGCTAGACAGGAGCTAGCCCTGCTGCGCCTTCCGGAGCTTGGCCACCTGCGTCCGGACGACCCGGTCGTCCGGCGCGGGGGCCGGCTCCTTCCCCACCCCGACGGTGCTGAAGACCGCGAGAGCCGTGCCGGTCCTGGCCAGCAGGGCGCGCTGGGAGAGCACCACCGCTCCCGATTCATTCGTGAGAGTGAAGGCCGTGGCACCGTCGGCTCCCTCGGGGGTGGGCGTGTCGAGCCGGGTCAGCCGGTGCTTGGTACGGACGCCCTTCTGCACTCCACCCGTGCTGGAGGTGAACGCGGTGCACTGCGTCAGCAGCTTGTCGAGCTGGTCCTGGAGTTGGGCGGCCCGGCCGGGGCGGAAGGCGAGCAGGCCCGCGTAGACGGCAGCCCCGGGGTCGGCGGACCGGGCGACGCTCAGGTCGGTCTCGGCCAGCGGGCCCGCGGCCGGGTTGGCCGGGGCCACCGCGTCCAGAACCGGCTGGCAGGCCGGTACGTCGGCCGTCTCGCGGTCGTTCCCGGGCCCGGTCTCGCCGTGACCCGGGGTCATCACGGTGACCACGTACCCCTGGCCGAGGTCTCCGTCCGAGAGCACGGCGGCCCGCAGCTGCTCGGCGGTCAGCTCCCGCGGCGCGGCGGCCCGGTCGTCGGAGGGGGTGACGGTGGTGCAGCCCGCGGCCAGCAGTACGCAGCAGAGGACACGGACGGAGCGAGTGGGCACGGCGGTCCTCGGCGGGTGAGTGGGCATCAGCGGATGCGCTACCGTAACGCAGCCGGACATGTACACAGGGTCACCAGAGGCCCGCCCATTAGGCCGAGAGTGCCTGATTGATCACACCCGGGGCCCCCGGAGGCGGTTCACGACACGGCGTCGATAGGATGCTGGCGGCCGGAGGACCGTACCCGGCCGGGCTGACCGACACCGAAGCCGGCCGAGCCCCCAATCCGCTTCCGGAGGGTTTTCCGTGCCGGCTGGAACGCTGTACCGCGGCCGGGAAGGCATGTGGAGCTGGGTGGCTCATCGAGTCACCGGCGTCCTCATCTTTTTCTTCCTGTTCGCCCATGTCCTCGACACCGCACTGGTGCGCGTGTCGCCCGAGGCGTACGACTCCGTCATTCAGACGTACAAGACGCCCCTCGTGAACGTGATGGAGTACGGCCTCACCGCCGCCATCCTGTTCCACGCCCTGAACGGCCTGCGGGTCGTCGCGGTGGACTTCTGGTCCAAGGGTGCCAAGTACCAGAAGCAGATGCTCTGGTCCGTGGTCGGCGTCTGGGTCGTCCTGCTGGCGGCGTCCTTCTACCACATCCTCCAGCACACCCTTCGTACCTGGTTCGGGGGCTGATCCGCGATGACGACGGAATACTCTGACGCTGTTGTCGTCTCGGCCGTCCAGGCCCACACGGGCCAGGGCCTCGGCACCGGTAACCCGGCCGACGCCTTCGTGGTCGAGCCTCCCCGGACTCGCACCAAGAAGACCCCGCGCCGTACGCGTACCAACTTCGAGATGCTCGCGTGGCTCTTCATGCGCCTCTCGGGTGTCGTGCTGGTCTTCCTGATCCTCGGTCACCTGCTGATCATGCTGGTGCTCGACGGCGGCGTCTCCAAGGTCGGCTTCGCCTTCGTGGCCGGCCGCTGGGCCTCGCCGTTCTGGCAGACCTGGGACCTGCTCATGCTCTGGCTCGCCATGCTCCACGGCTCCAACGGCATGCGTACGGTCATCAACGACTACGCCGAGAAGGACTCGACCCGTCTCTGGCTGAAGACCCTGATGGGTGTCGCGACCGTCTTCACGGTCCTGCTCGGCACCCTGGTGATCTTCACCTTCGACCCGAACATCTAATCGGCGAACCCAGAGGCGAGCAGAGACCCATGCAGATTCACCAGTACGACACCGTCATCGTCGGCGCCGGCGGCGCCGGCATGCGCGCGGCCATCGAGTCGACCCAGCGCAGCCGCACCGCGGTACTGACCAAGCTCTACCCCACCCGGTCCCACACCGGCGCGGCCCAGGGCGGCATGTGCGCCGCCCTCGCCAACGTCGAGGAGGACAACTGGGAGTGGCACACCTTCGACACGGTCAAGGGTGGTGACTACCTGGTCGACCAGGACGCCGCCGAGATCATGTGCAAGGAGGCCATCGACGCGGTCCTCGACCTCGAGAAGATGGGCCTGCCCTTCTCCCGTACCGAGCAGGGCCGGATCGACCAGCGCCGCTTCGGCGGCCACTCGCGCAACCACGGCGAGGCCCCGGTCCGCCGGTCCTGCTACGCCGCGGACCGCACCGGTCACATGATCCTCCAGACGCTGTTCCAGAACTGCGTCAAGCACGGCGTCGAGTTCTTCAACGAGTTCTACGTGCTCGACCTGCTGATCAACGACGGCAAGACCGCCGGCGTGGTCGCGTACGAGCTGGCGACCGGTGAGATCCACGTCTTCCAGGCGAAGTCCGTGGTCTTCGCCTCCGGCGGCACCGGCAAGTTCTTCAAGGTGACCTCCAACGCCCACACCCTCACCGGTGACGGCCAGGCCCTGGTCTACCGCCGCGGCCTGCCGCTGGAGGACATGGAGTTCTTCCAGTTCCACCCGACGGGCATCTGGCGCATGGGCATCCTCCTCACCGAGGGTGCGCGTGGCGAGGGTGGCATCCTGCGCAACAAGGACGGCGAGCGCTTCATGGAGCGCTACGCCCCCGTCATGAAGGACCTCGCGTCCCGTGACGTGTGTTCGCGCGCGATCTACACCGAGATCCGCGAGGGTCGCGGCTGCGGCCCGGACGGCGACCACGTCTACCTGGACCTGACGCACCTTCCGCCGGAGCAGCTGGACGCCAAGCTCCCGGACATCACCGAGTTCGCGCGCACCTACCTCGGCATCGAGCCCTACACGGACCCGATTCCGATCCAGCCCACCGCGCACTACGCCATGGGCGGCATCCCGACCAACGTCGAGGGTGAGGTCCTGCGCAACAACACGGACGTCGTTCCGGGTCTGTACGCGGCCGGCGAGGTCGCCTGTGTCTCCGTGCACGGCGCCAACCGTCTGGGCACCAACTCGCTGCTGGACATCAACGTCTTCGGCAAGCGGGCCGGTATCGCCGCCGCCGACTACGCGCAGACGGTGGACTTCACCGAGCTGCCCGAGAACCCGGCCGAGAAGGTGCAGGCGCTGGTCGAGGGCCTGCGCGAGTCCACCGGCACCGAGTCGGTCTCGCAGATCCGCAAGGAGCTGCAGGAGACCATGGACACCAACGCCATGGTCTACCGCACCGGCGAGACGCTGAAGCAGGCGGTCTCGGACATCGCGGCGCTGCGCGAGCGGTACAAGAACGTCGCGATCCAGGACAAGGGCATGCGCTACAACACGGACCTCCTGGAGGCCGTGGAGCTGGGCAACCTGCTCGACCTGGCCGAGGTGCTGGCCGTCTCCGCGCTGGCCCGTGAGGAGTCGCGCGGCGGTCACTACCGCGAGGACTTCCCGACCCGTGACGACGTGAAGTTCATGCGACACACCATGGCGTACCAGGAGGTTGCCGAGGACGGCACCACCTCCATCCGCCTCGACTACAAGCCGGTCGTCACGACCCGCTACCAGCCGATGGAGCGTAAGTACTGATGAGCACTCCGACGATGGAGAACAACTCAGCCGCTCTGGACGCGGCTGAGGCCGGCGGCGTCCAGCTGATCACCGTCACCCTCCGGATCCGCCGGTTCAACCCGGAGGAGCACCCGGACCCGGTGTGGGTCGACTACCAGCTCGAGATGGACCCGAAGGAGCGCGTCCTGGACGCGCTCAACAAGGTCAAGTGGGAGCAGGACGGCACCCTCACCTACCGCCGTTCCTGCGCGCACGGGATCTGCGGCTCGGACGCGATGCGGATCAACGGCCGCAACCGTCTGGCCTGCAAGACCCTGATCAAGGACGTCAACCCGGAGAAGCCCATCACGATCGAGGCCATCAAGGGCCTCGCGGTCCTCAAGGACCTCATCGTGGACATGGACCCGTTCTTCCAGGCGTACAAGGACGTCATGCCGTTCCTGATCACCAACGGGAACGAGCCGACCCGCGAGCGCCTGCAGTCCGCCGAGGACCGCGAGCGCTTCGACGACACCACCAAGTGCATCCTGTGCGCCGCGTGCACGTCGTCCTGCCCGGTCTTCTGGAACGACGGCCAGTACTTCGGCCCGGCCGCGATCGTCAACGCGCACCGCTTCATCTTCGACTCGCGTGACGAGGGCGGCGAGCAGCGCCTGGAGATCCTGAACGACCGTGAGGGTGTGTGGCGCTGCCGCACCACCTTCAACTGCTCGGAGGCCTGCCCGCGTGGCATCGAGGTCACCAAGGCGATCCAGGAAGTGAAGCGGGCGCTGGTCACCCGCCGCTTCTAGAGCACCTGCGGAGGGCCCGTCCGGTTTCGACCGGGCGGGCCCTCCGGCTTTCCCTATTTCTTGCGCAGACCGCGGACGCCGATGCTGCCGACCAGCAGGCCGAGGACCAGCGAGGTGACGGCCAGCAGCAGGTGGACCCAGAAGAAGGCGGTGGGCTGGGAGTGGTCGCCGCCGGTGAAGGCCTGGCCGCCGGAGTCCTTCCAGAGGTTCTTCACGAACGTCGTCCAGATGATCAGGGACCAGACGCCGAAGGCGGCGAGGAACCAGGACGTACGGCGGCTGAGCTTCATGGGGTGGTCCTTGGACGGTGGGGGCACGGTCGTCCTCCAGTATGAGGACTGGGCCGGACGGCCCAGTGACCGGCACTCATTGGAGGGACCGCAGCGGCGCGGCGGGCCACCGGACGACCGGCTGGGTACGTTCACCTCGTGCAGAAAGTCCGTCACCTCACGTACCGATGCGCCGCCGTGGCCGCCGCCGTCTCGCTCAGTGCCGCCGCAGCGGCCCCGCAGGACGAGCCGCCGCCCAAGATGTCCACGATCGGCGGCGAGCGCCTGGCCCGGCCCGGCGTCCAACTGGAACCGAAGGCCGGCGCGCCCGGCCTGCCCGGGGAGCTGACCGGCCAGTCCTGGCTGGTCGCCGACGCCGGCACCGGAGAGGTGCTGGCGGCCCGCAACGCGCACTGGCCGCTGCCTCCGGCCAGCACGCTGAAGATGCTGTTCGCCGACACCGTGCTGCCGAAGTTCGACCGGGCGACGGTGCACAAGGTCGCACCCGCCGAGCTGGCCGGGCTCGGGGCGGGCAGCAGCCTGGTCGGCGTCAAGGAGGACCTGGACTACCGGGTCGAGGACCTCTGGCGCGGCGTCTTCCTCAGCTCGGGCAACGACGCGGTGCACGTGCTGGCCCACATGAACGGCGGGGTCGAGCAGACCGTCAGCCAGATGCAGGCCCGCGCGGACGCCATGCAGGCCCACGACACCCATGTGGTCTCCCCCGACGGCTACGACATGGACGGCCAGGTCTCCTCGGCGTACGACCTCACGCTGTTCGCCCGCGCCGGTCTGCGCAACGCGGACTTCCGGTCGTACTGCTCGACCCAGTCCGCCCAGTTCCCCGGCGCGCTGGACAAGGCCACCGGCCAGCGCGGCAGCTTCGGCATCTCCAACACCGACCGGCTGCTGGGCAAGTACCCGGGGCTGATCGGCGTGAAGAACGGCTACACCACCAACGCCGGTGCCACCTTCGTCGGCGCCGCCGAGCGGGGCGGCCGGACCTTGCTGGTCGCGGTGATGCACCCGGAGTCGTACATGAAGGTGTACGACGAGACGGCGTCGCTGCTCGACTGGGGGTTCGCGGCGGCCGGGAAGGTCACTCCGGTCGGGAAGCTGGTGGACGCACCGGTGGCCGCGACCACCGGCAAGCCCGCGGTGGCCCAGGCCGCTGGCGATCCGCCGCAGGCCGCACCGGTCGAGCAGCGGGCGGCCCGGACCGGCACGACGGCCCGGGTGGGCACGGCCGGGTGGCTCGCGGCCGTGCTGTGCGGGGCCGCCGCCGTCGCCGCCCTGAGCAGGGCGACGCTGCGACGGCGACGGCGGCGGGCCAGGTCCCTGGCCTGGCAGGGGGCCACGCCCGAGGACGTCACGGTGGCCGAGCCGGTGGGGGCCACGGCCATCGGTCGGCGCTGAGGCGCGGGCCCCCGACGGGCTCGGTCAGCAGCTCCGGCGCTTGCGGGCGGCCCTCAGGGCGCGGCGGGTGGCCAGGGTGGCGATGGGCGGGAGCAGGTCGAGCGCGATCCGGCGGGCCGCCGAACGCTCCGGGGCCGCCGCACGGGGCTTCGGGGCGTCGTCCCAGGCCAGCCGGCAGACCGTCCGGCCGGCGATGACGTCCTCGTCCAGCCGGAAGCCCTCGCCGCGCCAGTCGCGGGCCAGCAGGGCCGCCTTCGCGGCCTCGGCGTCGCCCCAGGTGCCGTAGAACTTCTCCGGGGTCAGGCAGACCGGCTGCAGGCCGTGGTCGAACACCGCCTCCCAGACCGCCGCCGCGACACCCGGGGTGTGCGGGGAGCGGTAGTCGTCCAGCACCACCAGGCCGTCCTTGGCGAGGGCCTCCCTGGCCACCTGGATGTCGCCGGCCACGTGCTCGTACAGGTGCGAGGCGTCGACG encodes:
- the sdhC gene encoding succinate dehydrogenase, cytochrome b556 subunit produces the protein MPAGTLYRGREGMWSWVAHRVTGVLIFFFLFAHVLDTALVRVSPEAYDSVIQTYKTPLVNVMEYGLTAAILFHALNGLRVVAVDFWSKGAKYQKQMLWSVVGVWVVLLAASFYHILQHTLRTWFGG
- the sdhD gene encoding succinate dehydrogenase, hydrophobic membrane anchor protein, with product MTTEYSDAVVVSAVQAHTGQGLGTGNPADAFVVEPPRTRTKKTPRRTRTNFEMLAWLFMRLSGVVLVFLILGHLLIMLVLDGGVSKVGFAFVAGRWASPFWQTWDLLMLWLAMLHGSNGMRTVINDYAEKDSTRLWLKTLMGVATVFTVLLGTLVIFTFDPNI
- the sdhA gene encoding succinate dehydrogenase flavoprotein subunit produces the protein MQIHQYDTVIVGAGGAGMRAAIESTQRSRTAVLTKLYPTRSHTGAAQGGMCAALANVEEDNWEWHTFDTVKGGDYLVDQDAAEIMCKEAIDAVLDLEKMGLPFSRTEQGRIDQRRFGGHSRNHGEAPVRRSCYAADRTGHMILQTLFQNCVKHGVEFFNEFYVLDLLINDGKTAGVVAYELATGEIHVFQAKSVVFASGGTGKFFKVTSNAHTLTGDGQALVYRRGLPLEDMEFFQFHPTGIWRMGILLTEGARGEGGILRNKDGERFMERYAPVMKDLASRDVCSRAIYTEIREGRGCGPDGDHVYLDLTHLPPEQLDAKLPDITEFARTYLGIEPYTDPIPIQPTAHYAMGGIPTNVEGEVLRNNTDVVPGLYAAGEVACVSVHGANRLGTNSLLDINVFGKRAGIAAADYAQTVDFTELPENPAEKVQALVEGLRESTGTESVSQIRKELQETMDTNAMVYRTGETLKQAVSDIAALRERYKNVAIQDKGMRYNTDLLEAVELGNLLDLAEVLAVSALAREESRGGHYREDFPTRDDVKFMRHTMAYQEVAEDGTTSIRLDYKPVVTTRYQPMERKY
- a CDS encoding succinate dehydrogenase iron-sulfur subunit codes for the protein MSTPTMENNSAALDAAEAGGVQLITVTLRIRRFNPEEHPDPVWVDYQLEMDPKERVLDALNKVKWEQDGTLTYRRSCAHGICGSDAMRINGRNRLACKTLIKDVNPEKPITIEAIKGLAVLKDLIVDMDPFFQAYKDVMPFLITNGNEPTRERLQSAEDRERFDDTTKCILCAACTSSCPVFWNDGQYFGPAAIVNAHRFIFDSRDEGGEQRLEILNDREGVWRCRTTFNCSEACPRGIEVTKAIQEVKRALVTRRF
- a CDS encoding SCO4848 family membrane protein; this encodes MKLSRRTSWFLAAFGVWSLIIWTTFVKNLWKDSGGQAFTGGDHSQPTAFFWVHLLLAVTSLVLGLLVGSIGVRGLRKK
- a CDS encoding D-alanyl-D-alanine carboxypeptidase family protein, which codes for MQKVRHLTYRCAAVAAAVSLSAAAAAPQDEPPPKMSTIGGERLARPGVQLEPKAGAPGLPGELTGQSWLVADAGTGEVLAARNAHWPLPPASTLKMLFADTVLPKFDRATVHKVAPAELAGLGAGSSLVGVKEDLDYRVEDLWRGVFLSSGNDAVHVLAHMNGGVEQTVSQMQARADAMQAHDTHVVSPDGYDMDGQVSSAYDLTLFARAGLRNADFRSYCSTQSAQFPGALDKATGQRGSFGISNTDRLLGKYPGLIGVKNGYTTNAGATFVGAAERGGRTLLVAVMHPESYMKVYDETASLLDWGFAAAGKVTPVGKLVDAPVAATTGKPAVAQAAGDPPQAAPVEQRAARTGTTARVGTAGWLAAVLCGAAAVAALSRATLRRRRRRARSLAWQGATPEDVTVAEPVGATAIGRR